A section of the Veillonella criceti genome encodes:
- the gltB gene encoding glutamate synthase large subunit, with amino-acid sequence MEQREQLGTTQIEVQQQEQAQWQAKGLYNSAYEKDACGMGFVVDIKGRKSHDIIDDGLRILERLEHRGARGADASSGDGAGILVQIPHNFFQRECEVLGFSLPPVGSYGVGMIFAHRYEALRNKQKAILEDIVRAEGQVVLGWREVPVDSHAVGAEAAAIRPWFIQIFIGKGDNVMNDEEFERILYVIRKEAEKQIIPLSKADSGDFYIASLSAKTIVYKGMLTPKQLRDFYLDLVDLDFTSALAMVHSRFSTNTFPSWARAHPNRFIVHNGEINTIRGNINWINAREGKASSEYFPQIKKVFPVVDDTGSDSAMFDNTLEFLYMTGRSLPHAMMMMIPEPWEKNQLMSQEKRDFYEFNSFMMEPWDGPAAMGFTDGTVIGGVLDRNGLRPSRYYITSDDRLIMASEVGVVNESAENIRHKGRLEPGKMLLVDTKEQRIVSDEEIKHRIATEKPYGEWVKEHIIHLEDIAPADEADIPTITNLKEQQQVFGYTQEDLVRMLQPMAKDGKDPVGAMGADAPLAILSDKPQLLYSYFKQLFAQVTNPPIDAIREEMVTSTGVMFGNSGNMMDPHKSGTYCVSLDRPILTNKEFAAIKQLDCRRMKSTTLSILFNPTDGSQGMRQALAELCTKAEEAARSDYNVLILSDRGVDATHTPIPALLAVAAVHNHLIKKVLRTDIGLVLESGEPREVHHFCTLIGYGVTAINPYIAFETVANLQKEGRLGSISPEDAEHNYIKAVVGGILKVMSKMGISTVRSYQGAQIFEAVGLNSDFIDKYFVNTPTRIGGIGTEGVAREALARHARAFETKDTVLEAGGFYGPMKEGEPHLYNPKTIDLLQQACIDNNYELYKEYAREICQGYHVTLRSLLDFNYPVGGGIAIEEVEPVESIVKRFKGGAMSYGAISKEAHETIAIAMNRLGTMSNSGEGGEDASRYELLPNGDNRCSEIKQIASGRFGVTSEYLVNAKELQIKCAQGAKPGEGGQLPGKKVYPPIGKARHSTPGVELVSPPPHHDIYSIEDLAELIFDLKNANRNARISVKLAAEAGVGTIAAGVAKAKADNILICGYDGGTGAAGRTGMRHTGAPWELGLAETHQTLLLNRLRDRIILEVDSKLMTGFDIAVAALLGAEMFGFGTLPLIAVGCKMARVCNLNTCPYGVATQDETLRKNFKGKPEYVEHLMIFLARELREIMARLGIRTVQEMVGRVDLLRQKVTDDNYKLSRVDLKRILFRPYTDISVGHYHQNEQDHELAKTLDEGKLLRMCRPAIEEQKPIRAKLAINNTHRVVGTIVGSEITKRYGANGLAPNTIKLNFVGSAGQSFGAFIPKGMTMELEGDANDYLGKGLSGGVITVYPPRASLFEADQNVIIGNVAFYGATAGEAYISGRAGERFAVRNSGLTAVVEGVGDHGCEYMTGGEVLVLGNTGRNFGAGMSGGYAYILDFDVRKCNTSLVEPRAATEQDLERIKMLIEGHVLHTNSRKGRHILDNWQNFAHRFTKIVPTAYEAMKQAIAAYVANGFTEDEAQLQAFKDTYHIK; translated from the coding sequence ATGGAACAAAGAGAGCAATTAGGGACAACACAAATTGAAGTACAACAACAAGAACAGGCACAGTGGCAAGCTAAGGGGCTATATAATTCAGCCTATGAGAAAGATGCTTGTGGTATGGGTTTTGTAGTTGATATTAAAGGTCGTAAATCTCACGATATTATTGATGATGGTTTGCGTATTTTAGAACGGCTTGAACATCGTGGTGCTCGTGGGGCTGATGCTTCATCAGGTGATGGGGCTGGTATTTTAGTGCAAATTCCACACAATTTTTTTCAGCGGGAATGTGAAGTATTGGGATTTTCGTTGCCACCCGTTGGTAGTTATGGTGTAGGCATGATTTTTGCACATCGGTATGAAGCTTTACGGAATAAGCAAAAAGCAATCCTAGAAGACATTGTACGGGCGGAAGGGCAAGTGGTTCTTGGCTGGCGTGAAGTACCTGTGGATTCTCATGCTGTAGGGGCCGAGGCAGCCGCTATTCGTCCTTGGTTCATTCAGATCTTTATTGGTAAGGGCGATAATGTAATGAATGACGAAGAATTTGAACGTATTTTATATGTTATTCGTAAAGAGGCCGAAAAACAGATTATTCCACTGAGTAAAGCAGACAGTGGCGACTTTTATATTGCTTCTTTATCGGCTAAGACTATTGTATATAAAGGTATGCTTACGCCAAAACAGTTGCGTGATTTTTATTTAGATTTAGTTGATTTGGACTTTACGTCGGCATTGGCTATGGTACATTCTCGTTTTAGTACCAATACATTTCCAAGTTGGGCTAGAGCACATCCAAATCGTTTTATTGTTCATAATGGGGAAATTAATACGATTCGTGGCAATATTAACTGGATTAATGCACGAGAAGGGAAAGCGAGTTCGGAATATTTCCCTCAGATTAAAAAAGTATTCCCCGTTGTTGATGATACTGGCTCTGACTCAGCCATGTTTGATAATACTTTAGAGTTTTTGTATATGACAGGACGTAGTTTACCACATGCTATGATGATGATGATTCCTGAACCTTGGGAAAAGAATCAACTTATGAGTCAAGAAAAACGTGATTTCTACGAATTTAATAGTTTTATGATGGAACCTTGGGATGGGCCAGCTGCTATGGGCTTTACTGATGGGACTGTTATCGGTGGAGTACTTGATCGTAATGGGTTACGTCCTTCCCGCTATTACATTACTAGTGATGATCGTTTGATTATGGCCTCTGAAGTAGGGGTGGTGAATGAATCAGCAGAAAACATTCGACATAAAGGTCGCCTAGAGCCAGGTAAAATGTTGCTCGTTGATACGAAGGAACAACGCATTGTATCTGATGAAGAAATTAAGCATCGCATTGCCACTGAGAAGCCTTATGGTGAATGGGTAAAAGAGCATATTATTCATTTAGAAGATATTGCACCAGCTGATGAAGCGGATATTCCAACAATTACTAATTTAAAGGAACAGCAACAAGTATTTGGCTATACGCAGGAAGATTTGGTACGTATGTTGCAGCCTATGGCCAAAGATGGTAAAGATCCAGTGGGCGCTATGGGGGCCGATGCACCATTAGCCATTTTGTCAGATAAACCACAATTGCTATATAGTTATTTTAAACAGTTATTTGCTCAAGTTACTAACCCGCCTATTGATGCGATTCGTGAAGAAATGGTCACCTCTACCGGGGTGATGTTTGGTAATAGTGGTAATATGATGGATCCGCATAAAAGTGGTACTTACTGTGTATCGTTGGATCGCCCTATTTTGACAAATAAAGAGTTTGCGGCTATTAAACAGCTGGATTGTCGGCGAATGAAGAGTACGACATTGTCCATTTTATTTAATCCTACAGATGGAAGTCAGGGGATGCGTCAGGCTTTGGCTGAATTGTGTACGAAAGCAGAAGAAGCAGCTCGTTCAGATTATAATGTGTTAATTTTATCGGACCGCGGTGTAGATGCTACACATACACCGATTCCTGCGCTATTAGCTGTGGCAGCTGTACATAATCACTTAATTAAAAAAGTATTGCGCACGGATATTGGTTTAGTACTAGAATCTGGGGAACCACGAGAAGTCCATCATTTTTGTACGTTAATTGGCTATGGCGTAACCGCTATTAATCCTTATATTGCGTTTGAAACGGTAGCTAATTTGCAAAAAGAAGGTCGTTTGGGGTCAATTTCACCAGAAGATGCTGAACATAATTATATTAAAGCCGTCGTAGGTGGTATTTTAAAAGTTATGTCTAAAATGGGCATTTCTACTGTACGCAGTTATCAAGGGGCGCAAATTTTTGAAGCTGTGGGCCTTAATAGCGATTTTATTGATAAATATTTTGTAAATACACCAACTCGGATTGGTGGGATTGGCACGGAAGGGGTAGCCCGTGAAGCATTAGCTCGTCATGCCCGTGCTTTTGAAACAAAGGATACAGTACTGGAAGCTGGTGGCTTTTATGGCCCTATGAAAGAGGGGGAACCTCATTTATATAACCCCAAGACGATTGATTTATTGCAACAAGCATGCATTGATAATAACTATGAGTTATATAAAGAGTATGCCCGTGAAATTTGTCAGGGCTATCATGTAACATTACGTAGTTTACTTGACTTTAATTACCCTGTGGGCGGAGGAATTGCTATTGAAGAAGTGGAGCCTGTGGAATCGATTGTGAAACGTTTCAAAGGTGGGGCTATGAGTTATGGGGCTATCAGTAAGGAAGCTCATGAAACAATTGCTATCGCTATGAATCGTTTAGGTACAATGAGTAATTCTGGTGAAGGGGGCGAGGATGCTAGTCGCTATGAATTGTTGCCGAATGGCGATAATCGGTGCAGTGAGATTAAACAAATTGCCTCTGGTCGATTTGGTGTGACTTCGGAATATTTAGTAAATGCTAAAGAATTGCAGATTAAGTGTGCGCAAGGGGCAAAACCAGGCGAAGGTGGTCAATTGCCGGGTAAAAAGGTATATCCGCCTATTGGGAAGGCCCGTCACTCTACGCCAGGGGTAGAATTGGTATCGCCACCACCTCATCATGATATTTATTCTATTGAAGATTTGGCAGAATTAATTTTTGATTTAAAAAATGCCAATCGCAATGCTCGAATTAGTGTCAAGCTTGCCGCTGAGGCAGGGGTTGGTACAATTGCGGCTGGTGTGGCTAAAGCTAAAGCCGACAATATTTTAATCTGTGGTTATGATGGTGGTACTGGGGCCGCTGGTCGTACGGGAATGCGTCATACAGGGGCACCTTGGGAACTTGGTTTAGCGGAAACTCATCAAACATTATTGTTGAACCGTTTACGAGACCGTATTATTCTTGAGGTAGATAGCAAACTTATGACAGGCTTTGATATTGCGGTAGCGGCTTTATTGGGCGCAGAAATGTTTGGCTTTGGTACCTTGCCGTTAATTGCAGTTGGCTGTAAAATGGCTCGTGTATGTAACTTGAATACCTGCCCGTATGGTGTGGCTACTCAAGATGAAACATTGCGTAAGAATTTTAAAGGGAAACCTGAATATGTAGAGCATTTGATGATATTTTTAGCCCGTGAGCTTCGTGAAATTATGGCTCGTTTGGGTATTCGAACGGTGCAAGAAATGGTAGGGCGGGTTGATTTATTACGTCAAAAAGTAACAGATGATAATTATAAATTATCTCGTGTTGACTTGAAACGTATTCTATTCCGCCCGTATACAGATATTTCAGTAGGCCATTATCATCAAAATGAACAAGATCATGAATTGGCGAAGACGCTTGATGAAGGTAAATTGCTTCGTATGTGTCGGCCCGCAATTGAAGAACAAAAACCGATTCGTGCTAAATTAGCTATTAATAATACACATCGTGTAGTGGGCACTATTGTGGGAAGTGAAATCACGAAACGTTATGGTGCTAATGGGTTAGCACCTAATACGATTAAACTTAATTTTGTTGGTAGTGCAGGTCAAAGCTTTGGAGCATTTATTCCTAAAGGGATGACTATGGAGCTGGAAGGCGATGCGAATGATTATTTAGGCAAAGGGTTATCCGGTGGGGTCATTACGGTATATCCCCCAAGAGCATCTTTGTTTGAAGCGGATCAGAATGTTATTATTGGCAATGTCGCATTTTATGGCGCTACAGCGGGTGAAGCCTATATTAGTGGTCGTGCTGGTGAACGGTTTGCTGTTCGTAATAGTGGGCTTACGGCTGTAGTAGAAGGTGTGGGTGACCACGGTTGTGAATATATGACTGGTGGTGAAGTACTTGTTCTTGGCAATACAGGTCGAAATTTTGGGGCCGGTATGTCTGGTGGCTATGCTTATATTTTAGATTTCGATGTACGCAAATGTAACACGAGTCTAGTAGAGCCCCGTGCAGCGACGGAACAGGATTTGGAACGAATTAAAATGTTAATTGAAGGGCATGTACTTCACACTAATAGTCGTAAAGGTCGTCATATTTTAGATAATTGGCAGAACTTTGCTCATCGTTTCACTAAAATAGTACCGACTGCTTATGAAGCTATGAAACAGGCTATTGCTGCTTATGTAGCTAACGGATTTACTGAAGATGAGGCGCAATTACAAGCCTTTAAAGATACCTATCATATAAAATGA
- a CDS encoding ATP-binding protein, which translates to MRIKEIYIKEFGPYRDWSFIPATSGVQVIYGPNESGKTSLLEALRFLLFGKKSKTYGYGSGHLIVEREGVTYHIGRDGKKLNFYPLGKGPIAEEPATLWWHGLDKKTYDRIFAITVDELQGADVLAEVEVRARFFGGEGGERLSTAVKDIEKASSDLLVASANGKRKINVLMERLKQVRDTMANLGKHEEAYAAYQQELDGMVTTEKELTERLKEWQEYGKDVDLVLRAWDVYKRAEHAKEQMNTYAVTDLLEKEAFYALDEKITQCRNNMQLWSGKEAGLVPDNFAPDSLIGVYSQEIEGLFQELGKWTQLQKECDQGHNYLKRVKEQLEVSRTLHNAWRADAEMPAEVNWAEGESLARQLRSAQDNYLHWQKRKPVEPVELANTNVKEEENSLKALEAGIKAIKEAYTAYDEAVTARKALVDNLPKPYYRYGAIGLLVVAVLALLMMADMGPWVALVLFLAGVVLFVYDWQGKRKQQGHYEAVIHQCERQQQLLEKLAHDVGVTTPQSAADVVDLEDSVKEKRATFSNQNIALAKIHSYEQLYNQWLAEGKELEAAGNKAMEAWQRWLPQGASRVLTDNQFFALKQEYDTYMEDLNQYKEYEKRLQEHEAGLHEIESRCAALWEKLELSIPVTPIELRRVYNLLKSHRQNQVRWEQKESQRRNYHEEYEQWSRQEKALLLEQAELLQKNGITTAGEYRQRLLLQDQYIQWQKVYEQSRDQLALFASKKDSHEALYRRLKTGNKEKWQSEAERSRSEVQALEKRLASLHEKRGQVQEAMRTLSQDKAMSLALQEEQQLEGELQEALTAWATQVLVSHFMELAQMDYEKDRQPEAMANASSYLSMMTDGKYTLQLGDTASSLQAVLASGEVVPTERWSSGLGDQVYLALRLSLAKVFGERVESLPIILDDILLRFDENRQDAALKLLAHIGMVEQILIFTCQQGTAERSAQIEGMDVYDLSTRDTL; encoded by the coding sequence ATGAGGATTAAGGAGATATATATTAAAGAGTTTGGCCCCTATCGGGATTGGTCATTTATACCAGCTACGTCAGGGGTGCAGGTCATATATGGACCTAATGAAAGTGGTAAAACTTCCTTGCTAGAAGCCTTACGCTTTTTACTATTTGGCAAGAAGAGTAAAACGTATGGCTATGGGTCAGGTCACTTAATTGTAGAACGTGAAGGTGTAACCTATCATATTGGTCGCGACGGGAAAAAATTAAATTTTTATCCTTTGGGTAAAGGACCTATTGCGGAAGAACCAGCGACTTTGTGGTGGCATGGATTAGATAAAAAGACCTATGATCGTATTTTTGCTATTACTGTGGATGAATTACAAGGGGCCGATGTATTGGCTGAGGTTGAAGTGCGGGCTCGTTTCTTTGGCGGTGAAGGTGGCGAACGATTAAGTACAGCTGTTAAAGATATTGAAAAGGCGTCTTCAGATTTGTTAGTAGCTTCGGCTAATGGTAAACGCAAAATTAATGTGCTTATGGAGCGTTTGAAACAAGTTCGCGACACTATGGCGAATCTAGGTAAGCATGAAGAGGCGTATGCAGCGTATCAGCAAGAGCTAGATGGTATGGTCACCACTGAAAAAGAATTGACTGAACGACTTAAAGAATGGCAAGAGTATGGCAAAGATGTAGATTTAGTCTTGCGAGCTTGGGATGTATATAAACGAGCCGAACATGCTAAAGAACAAATGAATACCTATGCGGTGACAGACTTATTAGAGAAAGAGGCCTTCTATGCACTGGATGAAAAGATTACGCAGTGCCGTAATAATATGCAGCTATGGAGTGGCAAAGAAGCAGGCTTAGTGCCTGATAATTTTGCGCCTGATTCTTTAATTGGTGTATATAGTCAAGAAATTGAAGGCCTTTTTCAGGAATTAGGGAAATGGACGCAATTACAGAAAGAATGTGACCAAGGGCATAACTATTTGAAGCGGGTTAAAGAGCAATTGGAAGTGTCTCGGACTTTACATAATGCTTGGCGTGCTGATGCAGAGATGCCTGCGGAAGTGAATTGGGCCGAAGGCGAATCTTTAGCTAGACAATTGCGCAGCGCTCAGGATAATTATTTGCATTGGCAAAAACGAAAACCGGTGGAACCAGTTGAATTGGCTAATACAAACGTGAAAGAGGAAGAAAACTCTTTGAAAGCTTTAGAGGCGGGGATTAAAGCCATAAAAGAAGCTTATACGGCCTATGATGAGGCGGTGACTGCACGAAAAGCTTTGGTTGATAACCTACCAAAACCGTACTATCGCTATGGGGCGATTGGTCTGTTAGTAGTTGCTGTATTAGCCCTTTTGATGATGGCGGATATGGGGCCTTGGGTAGCTCTGGTGCTGTTTTTAGCTGGTGTGGTTTTATTTGTATATGATTGGCAAGGCAAGCGTAAACAACAAGGGCACTATGAAGCAGTTATTCATCAATGTGAGCGGCAACAACAACTATTAGAAAAGTTAGCACATGATGTAGGCGTGACAACGCCACAGTCGGCGGCTGATGTTGTAGATTTAGAAGACTCTGTAAAAGAAAAACGAGCCACATTTAGTAATCAAAATATAGCATTAGCTAAAATTCACAGTTATGAGCAATTGTATAATCAGTGGTTAGCGGAAGGTAAAGAGTTGGAGGCTGCTGGAAATAAAGCGATGGAAGCATGGCAGCGCTGGTTGCCTCAAGGGGCTAGTCGAGTACTAACGGATAACCAGTTTTTTGCGTTAAAGCAAGAATATGATACGTACATGGAGGATTTAAACCAGTACAAGGAGTATGAAAAACGATTACAAGAACATGAGGCTGGTTTACATGAAATTGAAAGCCGCTGTGCTGCTTTATGGGAGAAACTAGAATTATCGATTCCTGTTACGCCTATTGAATTGCGCCGTGTATATAACCTCTTAAAATCCCATCGGCAAAATCAAGTTCGCTGGGAACAAAAGGAATCACAACGTCGTAATTATCATGAAGAATATGAACAGTGGAGTCGTCAGGAAAAAGCGCTACTGTTAGAGCAAGCCGAATTATTACAAAAGAATGGAATTACTACTGCTGGTGAATATCGACAACGTTTATTATTGCAGGACCAATATATACAATGGCAAAAAGTATATGAGCAAAGCCGAGATCAATTGGCTCTGTTTGCCTCTAAAAAGGACAGTCATGAAGCGTTGTATCGTCGTTTAAAAACAGGCAATAAAGAAAAGTGGCAATCTGAAGCGGAACGAAGTCGTTCGGAAGTACAAGCCCTTGAAAAGCGGTTAGCTTCTTTGCATGAAAAGCGTGGACAAGTACAAGAAGCGATGCGCACGTTATCACAGGATAAGGCTATGTCGTTAGCTTTACAAGAAGAACAGCAGTTAGAAGGGGAGTTACAAGAAGCACTAACTGCTTGGGCTACGCAAGTTTTAGTAAGTCATTTTATGGAACTGGCCCAAATGGATTATGAAAAAGACCGTCAACCAGAAGCCATGGCGAATGCCTCTTCCTATTTATCGATGATGACCGATGGTAAATACACATTGCAGTTAGGCGATACAGCTTCGTCTTTACAGGCCGTATTAGCTTCTGGGGAAGTTGTGCCCACAGAGCGATGGAGCAGTGGGCTAGGGGATCAAGTATATCTCGCACTACGCCTTAGTTTAGCCAAAGTATTTGGCGAGCGCGTGGAATCTTTGCCTATTATTTTAGACGATATTTTATTGCGCTTTGATGAAAACCGTCAAGACGCTGCGTTAAAGTTATTGGCGCATATTGGTATGGTAGAACAGATATTAATCTTTACCTGTCAGCAAGGTACGGCGGAACGGAGTGCTCAAATAGAAGGAATGGATGTGTATGATTTGAGTACTCGAGATACTTTATAA
- a CDS encoding metallophosphoesterase family protein, translating into MIPFRFIQCGDLHLGTPFKYIKSLGKQVDEAVNRATYRSFEAIVDLAIEQQVQAVLITGDIYDSDTHNLESQVRFAYECERLSAHSIPVFLVQGNHDPAESWLRNIRLPDMVHIFSATQSERKALFSKGKVVAYIYGISCSEQNRADNVAQFLKPWADDPFSIGIFHGTVGSTPDHEVVGPTSLSELTESPMKYWAIGHIHKRQILHEAPYVVYAGNTQGLHKKEVGAKGCYLVDVSATGQVSMQFQETAPIRFEQVTIDISSLTNNSDIVEMIRHKKEMLRKLKKQVLLEIILTGTGTLHGLCSEPEAQQVWLQMAQDEEKNKFNFVMPYAIVDKTDGITDWTARREMEDMVGDYLRSYDTLGKLPKGEQAMRIRALIADRPESKRLGIYSQLLTDEVLEEALRRAEVVGARCLMGDTDED; encoded by the coding sequence ATGATACCATTTCGTTTTATACAATGTGGAGATCTTCATTTAGGGACTCCTTTTAAATATATAAAGTCATTAGGTAAACAAGTGGACGAGGCGGTGAATCGAGCTACGTATCGCTCCTTTGAAGCCATTGTTGACCTAGCTATAGAACAACAAGTGCAAGCTGTGTTGATTACGGGTGATATTTATGATAGTGATACCCATAATTTAGAGTCACAAGTTCGCTTTGCTTATGAATGTGAACGGTTAAGTGCGCATTCAATTCCCGTATTTTTAGTGCAGGGAAATCATGATCCGGCTGAGAGTTGGCTTCGAAATATTCGTTTACCTGACATGGTGCATATTTTTTCAGCTACGCAAAGTGAACGAAAGGCGCTATTTTCTAAAGGAAAAGTGGTAGCTTATATATATGGCATTAGTTGCAGTGAGCAAAATCGTGCTGATAATGTGGCACAATTTTTGAAACCTTGGGCGGATGATCCGTTTTCAATTGGCATATTTCATGGAACAGTAGGCAGTACGCCTGATCATGAAGTGGTAGGACCGACGTCTTTGTCTGAATTGACAGAATCACCTATGAAGTATTGGGCGATTGGGCATATTCATAAACGACAAATTTTGCATGAAGCTCCTTATGTGGTATACGCTGGGAATACTCAGGGGCTACATAAGAAAGAAGTGGGGGCGAAAGGCTGTTATTTAGTGGATGTGAGTGCAACCGGACAGGTTAGTATGCAGTTTCAAGAAACAGCACCGATTCGTTTTGAACAGGTAACCATAGATATAAGTAGTCTGACGAATAATTCGGATATTGTAGAAATGATTCGCCATAAGAAAGAAATGCTACGAAAATTAAAGAAACAAGTGTTACTAGAAATTATATTAACCGGTACGGGCACATTACATGGTTTGTGTAGTGAACCAGAGGCGCAACAGGTATGGCTTCAGATGGCGCAGGACGAAGAGAAGAATAAGTTCAATTTTGTGATGCCTTATGCGATTGTAGATAAGACTGATGGTATTACTGACTGGACGGCACGACGTGAGATGGAGGATATGGTAGGTGACTATTTGCGCAGTTATGATACCTTAGGGAAACTTCCTAAAGGAGAACAAGCGATGCGTATACGAGCACTCATTGCTGACCGTCCAGAGAGTAAACGATTAGGCATTTATAGTCAATTGTTAACAGATGAAGTTTTAGAAGAAGCATTGCGACGAGCAGAAGTTGTAGGGGCTCGTTGCCTCATGGGAGATACAGATGAGGATTAA
- a CDS encoding PLP-dependent aminotransferase family protein: MLVVERNSVTPLYEQIYQYIKERIEYGQYEAGTRLPSVRALAGEVGVSKITVEQAYLQLAAEGYIKAHDRSPYEVLSLPLSSTPRNNETQWEEVVTYPLAPNLAFDSIEADVSEPLNHKSIQYNFATGAMDPEGFDYTRWKRYIGYILREPERLLAYGDPQGEWELRLQLAQYLNTARAVRTTAAQIIIGSGTQAMVMMIAALLKRAHITTVAIDSSVLIGVTHIFEDYGFKVVTIDQHSETLIADLTRANVQALYCTPSHGDRQGRVMSAGRRKELLQWSKTVGSYLIEDDYDSELRYYGRPISSLQGLAREEHVIYLGTPSKVLPPSIRISYMVLPTSLWNDFLTYRNSYRQSASVMEQLVWARYMAAGEWSKQIRRLRKHYADKSKQLVAQLQSAFGEKVKAYLPEGGVYIGLTVYTSLSGEKLLAKAHEAGCDVRIEADGANREEVHCLLSFSAIPSAQLKEAVSQLANAWKGV; the protein is encoded by the coding sequence ATGTTAGTAGTAGAACGAAATAGTGTCACGCCTTTATATGAACAAATTTATCAATATATAAAAGAGCGCATTGAGTATGGTCAATATGAAGCAGGGACTCGATTGCCATCGGTACGGGCTTTAGCTGGTGAAGTGGGTGTTAGTAAAATTACCGTGGAACAGGCGTATTTGCAATTAGCGGCGGAAGGGTATATTAAGGCTCATGATCGATCACCGTATGAAGTGCTTTCGCTACCATTATCAAGCACGCCAAGAAATAATGAAACACAGTGGGAAGAGGTTGTAACGTATCCGTTAGCACCAAACTTAGCGTTCGATAGTATAGAAGCAGACGTATCAGAACCCTTAAATCATAAATCTATACAATACAATTTTGCTACGGGGGCTATGGATCCAGAAGGTTTTGATTATACCCGTTGGAAACGGTATATTGGTTACATCTTGCGCGAACCAGAGCGTTTGTTGGCTTATGGCGATCCGCAAGGTGAATGGGAACTACGTTTACAATTGGCACAATATTTGAATACGGCGCGAGCTGTACGAACTACAGCGGCGCAGATTATTATCGGCAGTGGCACTCAGGCAATGGTTATGATGATTGCAGCCCTTTTAAAACGGGCTCATATTACAACGGTGGCTATTGATAGCAGTGTGTTAATTGGTGTTACTCATATTTTTGAGGATTATGGATTTAAGGTAGTGACGATTGATCAACATAGTGAAACGTTAATTGCTGATTTGACACGGGCTAACGTGCAGGCGTTATATTGTACTCCGTCCCATGGAGATCGGCAGGGGCGTGTCATGAGTGCAGGGCGACGGAAAGAATTATTACAGTGGTCTAAGACGGTAGGTAGTTATTTAATAGAAGATGATTATGATAGTGAACTTCGATATTATGGACGGCCTATTTCCTCCTTACAGGGCCTTGCGAGAGAAGAACATGTTATTTATTTAGGCACACCATCTAAAGTGTTACCACCATCCATTCGAATTAGTTACATGGTATTACCTACGTCGTTGTGGAATGATTTTTTAACGTATCGCAATTCGTATCGACAAAGCGCTAGTGTTATGGAACAACTCGTGTGGGCTCGCTATATGGCGGCTGGTGAGTGGTCTAAGCAAATTCGGCGATTGCGTAAACATTATGCAGATAAGAGTAAACAGTTAGTGGCTCAGTTGCAAAGTGCATTTGGTGAAAAAGTGAAAGCGTATTTACCAGAAGGTGGTGTTTATATTGGTTTGACCGTATATACATCGTTAAGTGGTGAAAAATTGTTAGCTAAAGCTCATGAAGCTGGGTGTGATGTTCGTATAGAAGCAGATGGGGCTAATCGTGAGGAAGTGCATTGTTTGTTATCGTTTAGTGCGATTCCTTCGGCGCAATTAAAAGAAGCGGTTAGCCAATTAGCTAATGCATGGAAAGGAGTTTGA